One window of Oscillibacter hominis genomic DNA carries:
- a CDS encoding aminotransferase, producing the protein MKIDAFQVEQWLTAYETKVKYNITKTSAVPVTLEGLFQMMGEDLEAFWRDFSRRKLSYGDIEGNPDFLRGVCGLYRTLSPKHIIPTHGTSGANHLLISAVVEPGDHVISVKPTYQQLYSIPASLGAKVDILHLRRENNYLPDLCELRSMVTEKTKLICINNPDNPTGSLMDNAMLREVVEIARSCGAYLLSDEVYLPMRPKGVEIDCIADLYEKGASTCSMSKAYSLAGLRIGWIATKNEELLKACASHREYTLISCGLFDEAVAALALSHVDKLLEKNLELIAKNLPVVDRWVANEPHISYLYPQAGTTALLHYDMDIDSFTFCRRLMEETGTFMVPGDCFDEPKSLRLGFAIDPEVLQAGLAELHGFLTQF; encoded by the coding sequence ATGAAGATCGACGCATTTCAGGTGGAGCAGTGGCTGACCGCCTACGAGACAAAGGTAAAGTACAACATCACCAAAACCAGCGCCGTGCCGGTGACACTGGAGGGGCTGTTTCAGATGATGGGGGAGGATTTGGAGGCCTTCTGGCGGGATTTTTCCCGGCGGAAGCTGTCCTATGGGGACATCGAGGGAAACCCGGATTTCCTGCGCGGCGTGTGCGGGCTCTACCGCACCCTCTCCCCAAAGCACATCATCCCCACCCACGGCACCTCCGGGGCCAACCATCTGCTGATCTCCGCCGTTGTGGAGCCAGGAGACCATGTGATCTCCGTCAAGCCCACCTATCAGCAGCTCTATTCCATCCCGGCCTCCCTTGGAGCCAAGGTGGACATCCTCCACCTGCGCAGGGAGAACAACTACCTGCCGGACCTTTGTGAGCTGCGGTCCATGGTGACGGAGAAAACCAAGCTGATCTGCATCAACAACCCGGACAACCCCACTGGGTCCCTGATGGACAACGCCATGCTCCGGGAGGTGGTTGAGATCGCCCGCTCCTGCGGCGCGTACCTGCTCAGCGACGAGGTGTATCTGCCCATGCGGCCCAAGGGCGTGGAAATCGACTGCATCGCCGACCTCTATGAAAAGGGCGCCAGCACCTGCAGCATGTCCAAAGCATACTCCCTGGCCGGGCTGCGCATCGGCTGGATTGCCACAAAAAATGAAGAGCTGCTGAAGGCCTGCGCCTCCCACCGGGAATATACGCTCATCAGCTGCGGCCTCTTTGACGAGGCGGTAGCGGCGCTGGCTCTCAGTCATGTGGACAAGCTGCTGGAGAAAAATTTAGAGCTGATCGCAAAAAACCTGCCGGTCGTGGACCGCTGGGTGGCGAACGAGCCCCACATCTCCTACCTCTATCCCCAGGCGGGCACTACGGCGCTGCTGCACTACGACATGGACATCGACTCGTTCACTTTCTGCCGCCGGCTGATGGAGGAGACGGGAACCTTTATGGTGCCCGGTGACTGCTTCGACGAGCCCAAGTCCCTTCGTCTGGGATTTGCCATTGATCCGGAGGTTTTGCAGGCCGGGTTGGCAGAGCTTCATGGATTCTTGACACAATTTTAA
- a CDS encoding creatininase family protein, with the protein MSQTFLEQTMLGMTWEEVEEAARRRSVVLLPVGVVEAHGPHLPLGTDIYTSVIQAFAVMEDWRQAGIPSLVAPPFYWGGIQALTRQFPGSFTASREAIVRSVKEILESLSRAGFERVVFFNVHGDNFHQEAMMEAIQSANQELPLKAYWPVYESELSRRGLRGDESFAIVLQFEEKDFYTAQREEADEFDVHAGAFETAAMRELIPDLVREAPIPSLKPTRLQGEQIGKWRTGSREDRDLIPKGYCGDPAGSAYLRYDAERHHACLARALSRALNLPGGDQP; encoded by the coding sequence ATGAGTCAGACATTTTTGGAGCAGACCATGCTTGGAATGACTTGGGAAGAGGTGGAGGAGGCCGCCCGGCGGCGGTCGGTTGTGCTGCTTCCAGTAGGCGTGGTGGAGGCCCATGGGCCGCACCTCCCCTTGGGTACCGACATCTATACGTCCGTTATCCAGGCCTTTGCGGTCATGGAGGACTGGAGGCAGGCGGGCATTCCTTCCCTGGTGGCGCCGCCGTTCTACTGGGGCGGCATCCAGGCGCTGACCCGCCAGTTCCCAGGCTCCTTTACGGCCAGCCGGGAGGCCATCGTCCGCTCGGTAAAGGAGATTTTGGAGAGCCTCAGCAGAGCGGGCTTTGAGCGGGTCGTATTCTTCAACGTACATGGCGACAACTTTCACCAGGAGGCCATGATGGAGGCCATCCAGTCGGCCAATCAGGAGCTTCCCCTTAAGGCTTACTGGCCGGTTTATGAGAGCGAGCTCTCCCGCAGAGGGCTCCGGGGCGATGAGAGCTTTGCTATTGTGCTGCAGTTTGAGGAAAAGGACTTTTATACGGCTCAGCGGGAGGAAGCGGATGAGTTCGACGTCCACGCCGGGGCCTTTGAGACAGCCGCCATGCGGGAGCTGATTCCAGACCTGGTGCGCGAGGCACCGATCCCTTCCCTGAAGCCCACGCGGCTCCAGGGAGAACAGATCGGGAAGTGGCGGACGGGAAGCCGGGAGGACCGGGATTTGATTCCCAAGGGCTACTGCGGCGACCCGGCGGGCAGCGCGTACCTCCGCTACGACGCGGAGCGGCACCACGCCTGCCTTGCCAGGGCCCTTTCACGTGCCCTGAATCTGCCTGGCGGGGATCAGCCCTGA
- a CDS encoding Na+/H+ antiporter NhaC family protein: protein MSDKKEKPAKKPREKRKATLAEAVILILLLFATFGAGAVFGLNYVPLMIMVGGFAAFVGWRCGYSWKEMEEAVAQRVRSSFSVLVMLLAIGFMLAGLMFSGVIPMFIYYGLNIVSPQWIALCGFLLCCVFSVATGTSNGSASTAGMAIMIMAMAMENVNLGLVAGACYAGSQFGDKLSPLSDTTVLSSLTSGVDIFDHIANQARAVVPAALITVVIYVIIGLTSHTTGSTSSAETAAMLSDIASLFKFSWVLILPIVFILWGSLTGKPSSLVLFGAGAIGLIIGVVYQGFSLVDGINALYNGFNTNICLAAHPEVNIEALSSSTLTLLERGGIVDMNKTFVASIFCFYFAGIAELCGCLEVLLNTAGVFIKGPGSLVLTTGIMVVVLIMVGGSSTVALLLGGSMFKEKYDEMGVNRVNLSATLEHFGTGCSGFFPWTSSGMLYLAVLFQDSTLTFLRYSFFSWIVWILALFYAFTGVWFRKTPTKKQLAAMELEKANAEL from the coding sequence ATGTCAGACAAGAAAGAGAAACCGGCAAAGAAACCGCGGGAAAAGCGCAAAGCAACACTGGCCGAGGCCGTCATCCTGATTCTGCTGCTGTTCGCCACGTTCGGCGCCGGCGCGGTATTCGGGCTGAACTATGTGCCTTTGATGATTATGGTGGGAGGCTTTGCGGCCTTTGTGGGCTGGCGCTGCGGCTACAGCTGGAAGGAGATGGAGGAAGCTGTCGCGCAGCGCGTGAGAAGCTCCTTCTCCGTCCTGGTCATGCTGTTGGCCATCGGCTTCATGCTGGCGGGGCTGATGTTCTCCGGTGTCATCCCCATGTTCATTTACTACGGCCTGAACATCGTATCTCCCCAGTGGATCGCCCTGTGCGGCTTTTTGCTGTGCTGTGTGTTCTCTGTAGCCACCGGCACCTCCAACGGCTCCGCCTCCACAGCAGGCATGGCCATTATGATCATGGCCATGGCCATGGAAAATGTGAACTTGGGCCTGGTGGCCGGCGCCTGCTACGCCGGTTCCCAGTTCGGCGACAAACTGTCCCCGCTGTCCGATACCACGGTCCTCTCTTCCCTGACCTCCGGTGTCGACATCTTTGACCACATTGCCAACCAGGCCAGAGCTGTGGTTCCCGCGGCCCTGATCACCGTGGTGATCTATGTGATCATCGGCCTCACCAGCCACACCACCGGCTCCACCTCCAGCGCCGAGACCGCGGCCATGCTGAGCGATATTGCGAGCCTCTTTAAATTCAGCTGGGTTTTGATCCTGCCCATCGTGTTTATCCTCTGGGGCTCCCTCACCGGCAAGCCCTCCTCGCTGGTGCTCTTTGGAGCCGGCGCAATCGGCCTGATCATCGGTGTGGTCTATCAGGGCTTCAGCCTGGTGGACGGCATCAACGCCCTCTACAACGGGTTCAATACCAACATCTGCCTGGCGGCCCATCCGGAGGTCAACATTGAGGCATTGAGCAGTTCCACATTGACGCTCTTGGAGCGCGGCGGCATTGTCGATATGAACAAGACCTTTGTGGCCTCCATCTTCTGCTTCTATTTTGCGGGCATCGCGGAGCTGTGCGGCTGCCTCGAGGTGCTGCTCAACACCGCAGGTGTGTTCATCAAGGGGCCTGGCTCCCTGGTGCTCACCACCGGCATCATGGTCGTCGTCCTCATCATGGTGGGCGGCAGCTCCACTGTGGCCCTGCTCCTGGGCGGCAGCATGTTCAAGGAGAAATACGACGAAATGGGCGTCAACCGCGTCAACCTCTCCGCCACGCTGGAACACTTCGGGACAGGCTGTTCGGGCTTCTTCCCATGGACGTCGTCGGGCATGCTTTACTTAGCTGTGCTGTTCCAGGACAGCACCCTCACCTTCCTGCGCTATTCCTTCTTTAGCTGGATCGTCTGGATCCTTGCGCTGTTCTATGCCTTCACCGGGGTCTGGTTCCGCAAGACTCCCACCAAGAAGCAGCTTGCCGCCATGGAGCTTGAAAAGGCCAACGCGGAACTTTGA
- a CDS encoding histidinol-phosphatase HisJ family protein gives MYSDIHIHTSFSSDSNTPIEDQVERAIRRGMKQICITDHQDYDYPPWHSIYLLSETGDVDSYLNKLQEVQAAYADRIEMLIGIEFGLQPHLVERHNREYGQYPFDYVIGSTHCFSGRDTEDQTLYEGRSKEEAVREYFQTELNNITLTDGFDSIGHLDFVLRDIPGKNEGFTYSQYGDILDELLKTAIRKNKALELNTKSLVVGMRDSSPGAEVFKRYRELGGELVTLGSDAHFPERIGACFDIAGEILKDAGFKYYCIYKKHQPVFLPL, from the coding sequence ATGTATTCTGATATTCACATTCACACCTCATTTTCCAGTGACTCCAACACGCCCATAGAAGACCAGGTGGAGCGCGCCATACGCCGGGGCATGAAGCAGATCTGCATCACGGACCATCAGGACTACGACTACCCACCCTGGCACAGCATTTATCTGCTGTCCGAAACCGGGGATGTGGACAGTTACCTGAACAAGCTCCAGGAGGTCCAGGCAGCCTATGCCGACCGGATCGAAATGCTGATCGGCATTGAGTTCGGGCTCCAGCCCCACCTGGTGGAGCGGCACAATCGGGAGTATGGCCAGTATCCATTTGACTATGTCATTGGTTCCACCCACTGCTTCAGCGGGCGGGACACGGAGGACCAGACCCTGTATGAGGGGCGGTCCAAGGAGGAGGCTGTCCGGGAGTACTTCCAGACGGAGCTCAATAACATCACACTGACGGATGGATTTGATTCCATTGGGCACCTGGACTTTGTCCTGCGGGATATTCCCGGGAAGAACGAAGGCTTCACGTACAGCCAATACGGGGATATTTTGGATGAGCTGCTGAAGACGGCCATCCGGAAGAACAAGGCCCTGGAGCTGAACACAAAATCCCTGGTCGTCGGCATGCGGGACTCCAGCCCCGGCGCCGAGGTATTCAAGCGCTACCGGGAGTTAGGCGGAGAACTGGTGACCCTTGGCTCTGACGCGCACTTCCCGGAGCGGATCGGAGCGTGCTTTGATATTGCCGGTGAGATTTTGAAGGATGCGGGATTCAAGTACTACTGCATCTATAAAAAACACCAGCCCGTGTTCCTTCCGCTTTAA